The genomic segment TTAtattctatctatctatctgcGAGTATGATATCCTCCCTATTCATATATACTGGAGTACTTGGATTTAGTCGCGTATCGTTCTTGTATCTAAATAACGACAAACTACCTAGCGGTGGTCGAACACGCGTTCTAACAACCGGTAAAGCATTTTCACGCAAGGCAGAGAGGTAACCGCGAACCTTTGTCCTCGTATATATCTCTCCGTCGTCGCTATATCGACGTTTCAACGGAAATGAGAAACGCCTCACGGTATGTTGCCCGTTTTCCTCGCTTTACCGAGAATTCGTAATTACACGGCACACACGCCACTTACAAGCGTTCCTGGCCTGCACATACCGGGTGTCAGGCGGCCGTACGTtgtgaaaaaagaagtcgcCGCGCCGTTACGAGATTAGTCCTTAGACGGTGCGGGTCGTTTTTACTTTCGTGAGATTCACAGGTGTCCCTCGAAGGAAGCCGTCTCGCTTATTCGACTACTGTAATTGTCAGCTGTCTGTTCCGTCGCTTATTTCGCGTTCCAATTCAACTGGTTTTCTTCGAACCGCTCGGTTTTTCCTCGCCATTTTTCCGCGCTACATCGTGTATCACGGGAATTAAGTTTCAAACCTATTTCTGGCAGAATTTAGGTTCGCCTATTTTCTTGGATCGTTTACGGTCCCAAAGCTTTTCGCTCGCGGGAATATCGCGGCAAGCATCTTTGTTTTGTCTGCACGACACGATTCTATTAAAACGGATTGCAACAATCGAAGGAGCACACGGATGTAGGCAGCGTTTGACAGAACGTTAATTTTCTCGCTGCGTACTACACCAACTTCAATTTCAGATTGCACGTCGAGCCGTGACGTTTCTCGACAATTTATACAGCTCCGCTGATTTagttatcaattaattttcttctcttcctccggTGCGAGGTGTTTCCTTTCATTTcctaacaaaaagaaaaaaaaagaaaaatgacagAGTAGGACTAAGCAGTCCATTGCCGTGCGAATCGTGCGTGTGCCCGTTCGCAAACGGTTCACCCTATTATTTAGTCGTATAATGTGCTGATAACGTTATAGTTAATCTCAATTACATCATTGTCCTTCTTGGAAAAGATACACTGTGACAGATCAGAGACAAAGTCATCAACGTTTTACCTGTCAATGTGAATCATATTGCTTAATTAGTTTTTGTTAAGGTTATCTGATTGAGAAACGTGGAcgaatttgtaaaagaaagatatattgaAGTAAGTATAGGTGcaggtatagtgtatgctgatGCAGATCTTCACTCTAGCAGTGTTACATTACAATAGGAGTTGTTAGGGGACACGTTGATACATTTgtagcaaaggacattaccaaaaaattaATCTTGGGGTGTAACTCTAACCGAAAGTTACAAGAACCAGCAATAAAAATCTACTTATAACACgtttgtttctagaccttgtaacccaaaacaatATTCATATTCAAGGACACAATAATATGGtcctctatttttttaaatatttcgcttcactaaattttatttttttcgtaacGGCGGTATCGAGATCACGggtatacaaaagaaaaagatgtaaaacTTTGCTAGAAATAATTACTTCAATAGTTTCATACGGCGAAAATGTCGGCCATTATAATCCgcaaaaatcttttctttcgcgatTCGATAAccaacaaataaatttcattcaacaGACACTTGTTGCTCTTGTCACAACTCGTCGTGCAccataaagagaagaaaaatttcgtataaccTTCTGTAAGAGTCACGACATTTTAAAAACTTCTATTTTAGTCCGCCTGGAAATTTCCACTTTAACAGTTCGTAACTAATCGGCATCAAAGGAATTCGTACGGTACACGTTGAAGTTCAGTTGCCCCAAGTTACTCTCGGAATACCGTGCTTTTGCAGTTGATATCAAAGAGACCGCATAAGTCAATAGTTCATTTTTCTATAagtgatataattaaattcccTTCAAGCAGAAAGTTCCTAGTCTCTGCATTTGGAGGTTATGCGAACTTTACAAAGCCGAACACAGGCCGTTGCTGAACTAATGATACACGCTAGCAGGAGCTGATTTTACAcgaaaaaataagtcgaaagtGCGGAATAAGCCATTTTCACAATACGCTTTGTTTCCAACAATAGTAAATTAAGGCTTCGTTAGAGGTGTACTAAAAATGATGCtctgaatgaaaaaattttattccacttaTTTATTCCATTGATTGTTCACTCACACCTTGTCGATAATTAGCCAAATTCAAgtatacttgacaaattttcaaactcgattctCTCGGAACCAAATCCTCGGATAAAAAGATGTCACTCTACTTTATCGACTTGTTTTCTCATGAAGATGCACCTTCTTTCGGTTTGTTCCATCAGTTCGATGGCAGCCTGTATATTCGTCACCGAACGGTCGAAACAACGAATTCTAAAATCAATCGTAATACTGTTCCCTTCGTTCGTCGccgaaaatgaatttatctttttcggTACATCGGTTTCCCATCGATTTTCAACTAATTACGTCGATTAAAGGCGCATCGCGGATTTAGGAGATCTGGGGTGGATTAGTGGAGGAAAGGCGACGAATTAACGTAACGGATGAAACAGCGGACAAGAAAATCCGAGAATTGATCAGTTACCAACAAATTTTCAGACCGCCGCTTTCTTGCTGGAAAGTCGCAACGTTTCTTAATCTACCGTGGCGAGATAATGACGGATCGAAGAAAGGAGTCGCAGCTAAAATCTCGAATATTTTCCGAGGTTAACTTCCGCTGCACTTTGTATTCGACACACTCCTTTTTATGGCTGAACTGAAGTGAATTGCTTCGACATAGTACAGGGAAATGAATAGAGATTTTATGTTTACTCGAATTTATTTGTTGGAAGTACGAAAGAGTACTTAGAATTATCGATTAACCGCCAATCATGTCCAACAAGTTTACCAGCGTATACTTTTTTAGTATGTCGTTGATCACATTCTTCAAAATCTTACCTACGTATCGCGATATTAGATTTTGATTCTCCTTGAGGAAATTGGGTGCCTCCTCAGTGATGGTTTCGCTTATATCCTCGGACAAATCATCGTTGACGTATAATTCGGAGATATTACactggaaatattttaaaattagcCATTCGGACTTTCAGGATCACCGAAGCACTAGTTGTTACAGGATCATATAtaaactgcggatttttatgcatttatgcgGTATTTAAGAACGtacttgttataatttttatagataagGCAAATCCCTCTTTAGGTTCTGTGCCTATAGTTGCGTCCATAAGAACATCGATTTGCATCAAAATCCGCACTGTAATCATATACAACACTTACGTCGAATTCCCTTACTCTGGTCTGCAATTCCAAGTTTGAAACGTACAGCCTCCCTTCCTGTATCTGGAGTTGCAGGTCTGCCGTCACATTAAGTCTCTTAATGACGAGGCTGAAGTTAGAAAAAATGCAGTTGCCTTTTTAATCAGCGGTCAGGCGTAGTTTACACAATTTATAAACGGAAGAAATCTCCGAGCGTTGATGGTCCGTTTCGGCAGTACTGTTTTACTAACGGTAGGAAACTGTAAAACCGACTGCGAGTGTGTTCTCGACGGATCGTAAATATGTTTTCGAAAGGTGGTGCGCTTCCAAGCTTTAccgttttattaaaagatgtGTTTACTTGTGTCGTAAAAAGGTATtcgttttctaaaaatatctaaacgTTTTACAGAGATCGGAGATAAAATGCGAATCGAGTATTGTAagctattatattatattcattgtaTAAAACGTGCctaaaaggaaataattggGAGAAACTTACGCGAGGTTTCCACGCCCGTTGAAGGAATTTTCATCGAGGAATGTACCTGTCATATTGTACCGAGTCTCAATGTTAATTTCGTGGAACAGAAGAGCTACTTTGGCTTTAAAACCAGCCAGCGGGAAATCAGCCTGCTTTACTGTATAGTTAGACAAACCATCTATGCGTAAATTCTTCAGATGTCCTTCTGCTCTGTTTGAAGAAGAAGACCGATGTCGGTTAATGTCATTTGATTCTCTTTTCGTAATTAATGCACGAAACATATGCTTACGAGAACAATTCGTCTTCCTCCAAATCTATATGCTCGTGCTTGCTCATGAAAGGATCGAGAACCGGAATGCCAAGATTTTCATCTCCTTCCTCCATCGTCTCCTTAAATTGCTCGAGAAATCCATTAAGTTGACCCGACTTAAACATACCGCCCGCTCCGACTAAAAAGCCATTAAAAAATGGGGAgaaacgatttattttctatgaatcGAATTCACTTTTGATTAAATCAAAGTCGCaaagcaaaaatattctacttaCGGAACATGTCGGCTAACATGAATGCGTAACAGATAATAAAACTGAAACAAAATCACAACTAGAAGGTAGACAATTGAAACCGAAGTATTTCGGATTTACGCGGACGTTAAATGCTTTTTTATGTTAATATGAAGTATAGTCTTCCGATAATCGAGATACTCATTTAGCTTTGATAAATTACACGATACTACCTGACAATATGTTATTATCGATTGATCGTCAATACATTTGTGGAGGATTGTTCGCGAGGTTTAAAGAACGAGATTGAGCGTTATTGGAACCGtccaatatatttaaaataataaattaatgtacaacCGTATACGTGAGTCGTTAgtgcaaaatataaatcgcCAAATAAAATCGCGGAATAAATACTCGTTAATGCTCGTCGCGTAGCTCGATAAATACTTGTAAGATACTCGGAGGTACTTTAGATAAACGGTGTGATACACTGTGTAATATACTCTGTGtcgctcgcgatcgcgtccgtttGTTCATACTAAtcggagggggggggggggaagtcgaaaaatttgaattcgtctTCATTCGGCAGTTGCAtatagcggcgacattgttttgcccggagtttgtTTATCGTTACATTTCTGCGTCAAGGCTGAGTCAATGTCATGAGGCAAAATAACAGCATGAGTCGCTCTCGACTCGTGTAGTCCGCTCCTCATATATGAGTCAGTTTCGTACTCGGGTTTTGatgtttcttatttcatgCATTAATATCTTATCTGCACGATATACAATCGGCCCACGtgattgataaaaaaataactaaaGATAGATGAAGAAGCAACAACGCTAATTCCCTTGGTCGTTCTTTATTACAGGGGGTGACAATTCGGCAGTCGTGATTCGAGAAATTCAATTCTACAGCTGTGCCACGGTCGCGTATCAGCGTCCGTTATTTCTGCCAAAAAGGTATAGCCCATCCTTTTTCTACTATATGCGTTTTAGCAGCTTTCAAGACTATGTACATGCCACGCGAATATTATGCCACGTTTAAACTCGAATTTACACATGTTTCTTCTATTCGTCGATCTTTTGTTTAATCCAATTTTTCGATGAACGTCTCGATGCTACGTCATCGACACCTATCAAAAGATACCTATCACACCTATCACTCGCAAACAAACCGTAAGTCTCATCACGTGTCATTTCTTGAAAGACGAAagataatgaatattaaaacctAGAAGAACTGTCGTAGCATAATTTACGTTCATCAactaatattcaatataacaTACAAACGACACACCCACTCTGAAGGCCGACGGCTAACTGCCAGCCCACTGCTTTGATAACTTCCAATACACCACCGTCCATGAGTTTAAAACGAGCCGCCTGTTGCCATGTGCCCGTTCGGTCGTTTCCGGTTCTCTTCGGCCATCTTCGACGATTGTATTACAATCCCCTGTAACTGCCCGTTTTGTTTCTCCTAAAATGGTACAGCccatactttttcttttttatatgcGATTCAGTTGTTTTCCAAGCTACGTACATGCCATGCAAATGTTTAATCGAGATATATCCGCAGGAACTAGAGGACGCTTTTCTCTGACGCAATCGATAAATCGACACATCTCTTACAAAATTCTCGTTTCAGGATCAATTTGACATAATGTTCATTAGATTTATTATCGCGTTGCTAATCTATTTAGACGAAGCAGGTATGCCAACGATTAGATTAGGAGGAAAATGACGAATCCGTAAATTATCGAACGCGATCCCAAGGTAAGAGAAAAAAACGTACTTAACATCACACTATCTTCTTCTTGTTATTCGTGACAACAAAATTTCTGAAAGAAAACGTGTGGTAAACTAGGAGTGTACGTTTGAGCGAGACTCTCGCGTTATGTACATTGCTTTTACTCGACGCTCAAAAGTAAACGTTCGAATAGCGAGTGCGTGAGTACACGCGTATAAATAAGTAACCAAAGAATGTTCGTATTTTTTCTTATGTAACGCAATAAGATATTTGGCAAACCAGTGTGCGTTTACAACGTCCATCTACTCGATCGTTCAAAGGGCGCTTCGACGGATATTTGATTACGAAAGAAGTTAGATTAGAGTACAGGTTTCCACGAATATGataaactgcaaataaatgtatttaacaaCGCCGCGAACAGATAATTTTGCGGATAAGATTCTCTTGAAAGCAACTGGCATGTGCGATATTGTTCAACGAATTCCTGCATATTAATGATCGCATGCGTGCATCCCATGTTAACTTCTATAAGTTACTTCCAAAACTTTTACATCGATGTGATATTAAAGATCATGAAAGCTCGGTTCGatcttacaaaattacgatccttatatatttatctatttatagaataaatactTTGGCAGAAAATAAACGtgaatgtatgtatatatttgtacaaaaatggGGAAGGAAGGGAAAAGTGAGCTAGACATAAACGTNNNNNNNNNNNNNNNNNNNNNNNNNNNNNNNNNNNNNNNNNNNNNNNNNNNNNNNNNNNNNNNNNNNNNNNNNNNNNNNNNNNNNNNNNNNNNNNNNNNNNNNNNNNNNNNNNNNNNNNNNNNNNNNNNNNNNNNNNNNNNNNNNNNNNNNNNNNNNNNNNNNNNNNNNNNNNNNNNNNNNNNNNNNNNNNNNNNNNNNNNNNNNNNNNNNNNNNNNNNNNNNNNNNNNNNNNNNNNNNNNNNNNNNNNNNNNNNNNNNNNNNNNNNNNNNNNNNNNNNNNNNNNNNNNNNNNNNNNNNNNNNNNNNNNNNNNNNNNNNNNNNNNNNNNNNNttcgaacgtttcaatttGTTACTACGTTGCTTATCGTCTACGATTTGGTAGCAACGGGTACAACGTTCCTCGTACGCTCACTCGTGTACACGCGGCTGCCGCTGACTTGCATTCTGCGAATTCGAGTATGCGGTCAGTCGTTTCGTGTCGTGTGGCAACGATTATGCCGGATGATCGTAGCCAGACCCGCAGCATTTACTCGCGTACAACCACGACACATGGGAAAAACTTTTATGCGTGCCGACGATGAACGTAATCTAGCAAAACATAATTCGTTCATGCGACGCCATGTCTCAAGGAGAATGCCCATCGAACAGATTGTAGGTCGTAGACATCGAACGTTACGTGTCTCTTAACAAGTTCCAAATCAGGAGTGCTCATACGTAGCCGGTATTTTCCGTGTTGTCGAATACGTTGTTTGTCGTCctctgaaattaatttgccTAAGTTGTCACCGTGTGGGATCGACCGTTTTCGTCCGCCGTTGACATCATCTTGTTGGAACAGTTACATTAAAACATAGCATTTAATACAGTGTATCGCGTGTAATCGGctttatttcgaaatgaatCATCGAAAGATGCACCTATCATCAAAGATATCGAGTACGATAATAGAACTACTGTGATATCGATATGATCGCGTCCATAAGCTAGGAACTTGAAAGGTTCTCGTTTGTAAATTTAGGTAAGACTCCTTTAATTATACGGCTATAGAACGGTTTTCGTAGTCGTTCTGTAAAATTTGTCAAGAAGCAAACCCCTCTTGAACAGAGTTCAAAGAACAGTCATGTTATCAATTAGAGTTCCGAGATCACGGTGTacgtaacgaaattaatcTTCCCTCAATTAATGGTGTTAAGGCGCATCCAAGCGCAGAGACAGTACGAGTTTCCTGATTAAGACGACGATACGCATTCTGAGAAGAGACATCGAAAGAGCCGGGAAAGGCTATATGACCGGTAGGCTTTATTGAAATCTTGTACCATGAAAACAGTATAACGTACGCTGCGTGTAACCGACGTTAACTCGCGTAAGGTCATAGTACCCAATCACGATGTTACTGATTCTATTTTTCATCCTGTATGTTGCCGAGTCAGAATCGTCGAAGAGGGAACATTAGTTTCTCTTATattctatctatctatttatctatcgGCGAGTATACTATTCTCCCTATTCATATATACTGGAGTACTTGGATTTAGTCGCGTATCGTTCTTGTATCTAAATAACGACAAACTACCTAGCGGTGGTCGGACACGCGTTCTAACAACCGGTAAAGCATTTTCACGCAAGGCAGAGAGGTAACCGCGAACCTTTGTCCTCGTATATATCTGTCTGTCGCGACTATATTGACGTTTCAACGGAAATGAGAAACTCCTCACGGTATGTTACCCGTTTTCCTCGCTTTACGGAGAATTCGTAATTACACGGCACACACGCCACTTACAAGCGTTCCTGGCCTGCACATACCGGGTGTCAGGCGGCCGTACGTTGTGAAAAAGAAGTCGCCGCGCCGTTACGAGATTAGTCCTTAGACGGTGCGGGTCGTTTTTACTTTCGTGAGATTCACAGGTGTATCTCGAAGGAAGCCGTCTCGCTTATTCGACTACTGTAATTGTCAGCTGTCTGCTCCGCCGCTTGTTTCGCGTTCCAATTCAACTGGTTTTCTTCGAACTGCCCCGTTTTTCCTCGCCACTTTTCCGCGCTACATCGTGTATCACGGGAATTAAGTTTCAAACCTATTTCTGGCAGAATTCAGGTTCGcctattttcttcgttcgtttacGGTTTCAAAGCT from the Bombus pyrosoma isolate SC7728 linkage group LG11, ASM1482585v1, whole genome shotgun sequence genome contains:
- the LOC122572416 gene encoding uncharacterized protein LOC122572416; this encodes MLADMFLGAGGMFKSGQLNGFLEQFKETMEEGDENLGIPVLDPFMSKHEHIDLEEDELFSAEGHLKNLRIDGLSNYTVKQADFPLAGFKAKVALLFHEINIETRYNMTGTFLDENSFNGRGNLALVIKRLNVTADLQLQIQEGRLYVSNLELQTRVREFDCNISELYVNDDLSEDISETITEEAPNFLKENQNLISRYVGKILKNVINDILKKYTLVNLLDMIGG